From Geomonas agri, one genomic window encodes:
- a CDS encoding TPM domain-containing protein: MKKLFLLLTFLLTIQVCAAAEVPPLRSHVNDYASMLSPQMAQQLESELTAFERSDSTQIVVLTIPSLEGEVLEQYSIKVVEKWQLGQKGKDNGALLLVVKNDRKIRIEVGRGLEGKLTDLMSGRIIRNEITPAFKRGDFDQGISRGVDAIMATVRGEYQAQSTDLRHGKRGAPPILTLLLFVLVASVFLGGISRFLGGVAGAIGLPIAAFISFSGLSMLLLGVLAVVGFLAGLFIAFLFSSGGRGGFMGGPPFFGGYGGGGFGGFGGGGGGGGGFSGGGGDFGGGGASGDW, from the coding sequence ATGAAAAAGCTGTTTTTGCTCCTGACATTCTTACTGACCATCCAAGTCTGCGCTGCGGCGGAGGTTCCGCCGCTGCGCAGCCATGTCAACGACTACGCCTCCATGCTGTCGCCGCAAATGGCGCAGCAGCTCGAATCGGAACTTACCGCCTTCGAACGCAGCGATTCTACCCAAATCGTGGTCCTCACCATCCCGAGCCTGGAGGGTGAGGTGCTGGAGCAGTACTCCATTAAGGTGGTTGAAAAGTGGCAGTTGGGGCAAAAAGGGAAGGATAACGGTGCATTGCTGCTGGTTGTCAAAAACGACCGCAAGATCCGCATCGAAGTGGGGCGGGGCCTGGAAGGAAAGCTGACTGACCTCATGTCCGGACGCATCATCCGCAACGAGATCACCCCCGCCTTCAAACGCGGCGACTTTGACCAGGGGATTTCCCGGGGAGTTGACGCCATCATGGCGACGGTGCGTGGCGAGTACCAGGCCCAGTCCACCGACCTGCGCCACGGCAAACGGGGGGCTCCTCCGATACTGACGCTGCTCCTCTTCGTCCTGGTCGCATCGGTGTTCCTGGGGGGCATCTCGCGTTTCCTGGGCGGGGTCGCTGGCGCCATCGGCCTTCCCATTGCCGCCTTCATCTCCTTCTCCGGGCTCTCAATGCTCCTGCTGGGAGTGCTTGCGGTGGTCGGCTTCCTGGCCGGCCTCTTCATCGCCTTTCTCTTTTCCTCTGGTGGACGTGGCGGGTTCATGGGAGGGCCACCCTTCTTCGGAGGCTACGGAGGGGGCGGCTTTGGCGGTTTTGGCGGCGGTGGCGGGGGGGGAGGCGGATTCTCTGGCGGTGGCGGCGACTTTGGCGGTGGCGGTGCCTCGGGAGACTGGTAA
- a CDS encoding LemA family protein, whose translation MKRLTLLLLSLLTLTALSGCGYNTMQAKEEAVFAAWGDVEASYQRRADLVPNLVEVVKGYAKHEADTLKAVTEARAKVGSMQVSKDAINDSKTMQNFQQAQSQLSGALSRLMVVVERYPDLKANQNFMDLQNQLEGTENRINVARVRYNQAVQDFNTTIRTFPNSLTNSMMLHLQRKEPFKAEEGAKVAPKIKF comes from the coding sequence ATGAAACGCTTGACGTTACTGTTGCTGTCGTTGTTAACACTTACTGCACTTTCCGGCTGCGGCTACAACACCATGCAGGCCAAGGAAGAGGCCGTCTTCGCTGCCTGGGGCGACGTCGAGGCATCCTACCAGCGCCGCGCCGACCTGGTGCCCAACCTGGTTGAGGTTGTCAAAGGGTACGCCAAGCACGAGGCTGATACCTTGAAAGCTGTCACCGAGGCTCGCGCCAAGGTGGGCTCCATGCAGGTTTCCAAAGACGCCATTAACGACTCCAAGACCATGCAGAACTTCCAGCAGGCCCAGTCCCAGTTAAGCGGCGCCCTGTCCCGCCTCATGGTCGTGGTCGAGCGCTACCCGGACCTGAAAGCAAACCAGAACTTCATGGACCTGCAGAACCAGCTTGAGGGAACCGAGAACCGCATCAACGTGGCCCGTGTACGCTACAACCAGGCGGTGCAGGATTTCAACACCACCATAAGGACGTTCCCGAACTCGCTCACCAACTCCATGATGCTGCACCTGCAGCGCAAGGAACCGTTCAAGGCAGAAGAGGGGGCCAAGGTGGCGCCCAAGATCAAGTTCTGA